TCTCCAAGACCAGCAGCTGGTGCAGCAGTTAAGGCAGCAGAGCCTTTCGTGTTCTTCCGCCCTGCAACTAAACCAGCGGCGGCAGCAGCGTCAGCTGTTTAATTAGCTGAGGTTTGCTAAAAACGGAGTCCATGCTCGAAAGAGCATGGACTTTTTTTATTTCTAAATATAAAAAAATTTTTAACACCCTTCCTTTTTATCTCTAGATTTGCTACATTGCACCCTCATTTACCGAGGTAGTATGGCAAAACTCATTTTTAAACCTACTGGCGAAGAGAAGGAGATCGAAGACGACTCTCCCCTGCAGCAGATATGCGAAGAGGCTGGCGTTCCTTTTGCATGCACAGAAGGGGTATGCGGCACCTGTGTAATCGAGGTAGAAGAGGGGATGGAAAACCTCTCCGACTTCACACAGGAAGAGCGCGATTTTCTGGGTGAGCCAAATAAAGAGCGGCTAGCTTGCCAGTGCAAGATTAAGTGCGGCACCGTAAAAATTAACTTTTAAAGAGGAAAGAAACCATGAAAGAAACAGCAAAAGATCTAATTCATCGCGACATGACCATTGAGGAGATCTTAGGTGGCTTTCCTCAAAAGAGCCAGAAGCTTGCACAAGAGATCACAAATGCAGGTCTTCACTGCGTAGGCTGCCAGGCAGCTACTTGGGAGACTCTCGAAGCGGGTATGCTCGGTCACGGCTTCCCAGAGGAGGCGATCGACCGCCTGGTTCAGCGTCTGAATGATGTTCTCTCAGAGCCTGTGGATCTTTCTACCATCCGCATGACAAGTCGTGCGGCTGAGAAGTATAAGCAGATTCTGACAGAAGATGGAAAAGCGGGCTGGGGTCTGCGCTTTGGAGACAAAGCAGCTGGATGCAGCGGCTTTGAATATGTTCTCGACTATTCTGAGAAGGCGAAATCGGATGATGAGACCTTCCACTCAAACGGTGTGGAGATCCACGTCAACCGCCAGATGGCTTCTCGTCTGCTCGGCTCTGAGATCGACTACGTCGACGGCCTGAACGGCTCCGGCTTTAAGATCACCAATCCGAATGCCAAAGG
Above is a genomic segment from Chlamydiales bacterium containing:
- a CDS encoding iron-sulfur cluster assembly accessory protein, which translates into the protein MKETAKDLIHRDMTIEEILGGFPQKSQKLAQEITNAGLHCVGCQAATWETLEAGMLGHGFPEEAIDRLVQRLNDVLSEPVDLSTIRMTSRAAEKYKQILTEDGKAGWGLRFGDKAAGCSGFEYVLDYSEKAKSDDETFHSNGVEIHVNRQMASRLLGSEIDYVDGLNGSGFKITNPNAKGSCGCGKSQSY
- a CDS encoding (2Fe-2S)-binding protein, producing MAKLIFKPTGEEKEIEDDSPLQQICEEAGVPFACTEGVCGTCVIEVEEGMENLSDFTQEERDFLGEPNKERLACQCKIKCGTVKINF